Proteins found in one Triticum urartu cultivar G1812 chromosome 4, Tu2.1, whole genome shotgun sequence genomic segment:
- the LOC125551389 gene encoding dormancy-associated protein homolog 3-like, producing the protein MGLLDKLWDDTVAGPQPDIGLGRLRKLAVRPAAVKINDVAPGAAMVIPPTTPAGGEDAPMKVTRSIMIKRPAGYPSSPRSAASTPPASPLGSTPPISPFAGGGGRFRRKSSSDAYQRATPGASTSHPPPPFEV; encoded by the exons ATGGGCCTCCTCGACAAGCTGTGGGACGACACCGTCGCGGGGCCCCAACCGGACATCGGTCTCGGCCGCCTCCGCAAACTCGccgtccgccccgccgccgtcaAGATCAACG ATGTGGCTCCGGGCGCCGCGATGGTGATCCCACCTACCACGCCGGCCGGCGGCGAGGATGCGCCGATGAAAGTCACGCGCAGCATCATGATTAAGCGGCCGGCGGGGTACCCCTCGTCGCCGAGGAGCGCGGCCAGCACGCCGCCAGCCTCGCCGCTAGGATCCACGCCGCCCATCTCCCCGTTCGCCGGCGGCG GTGGTCGCTTCAGAAGGAAATCATCCTCGGATGCATACCAGAGGGCTACCCCTGGGGCGTCGACCAGTCACCCTCCTCCCCCCTTTGAGGTGTGA